One genomic region from Litorilinea aerophila encodes:
- a CDS encoding DNRLRE domain-containing protein, with product MNRYSWNSCRAFILFCSVLAAALGWTGAQAADMATTETVTLTPSRDTFVHSANPGTNYGAEESLLVYELNSTAVIHAQSLLYFDLNSLPPGTIIDRATLRLYVTDLTNTQPSLQIDQLLGFWDEASVTWGTRPQAVNVYPNVPPPTQTGWFSVDVTDLVARWVHQPSAHYNDGLQVRGYSFAGAGITFSSREGSRPPELIIDYTPPATAVDIPIQANARLDLDGLCDSTGQGEYAGGAHYRYVDHEGAVSDLYLLQDATDLYICVEGIAVTDPERSFAVYLDRDNEKEKYAESDDISLRIRVQDGETSSYVGTGDSVQTYVPESIDGWEAVARVGEPRTLPDSAEFRIPLDLLTARCGTPFGLAVFHEAVTENGGTYGWPSEIGPRFPETWVETLLESPPCPIRVCLDSATACTPAGPGTQVFRVADGRPFNVDALGYVQERDQIFNGDALWALVPMTATQAYTVYYTSGVTQTVDYAAFNATIPGEMTLVATADQPLMLFDLVVSTEWNLTPAEEDALLVDLAKASDYLYAFTDGQAALGQVIIYQNLAQWETADVRNWANNRLRPEADPGGMVLAPVTDPVYSDLTYYPGQIHLGSHWNRFNTPPGQPIVLNGAPVDPSTLADDRALALAHEFGHYFFYLFDTYFGLDDEGHVVEVDSCTGSAMGWVYEEKNWAFVADPVHWVDNCSDTYAHRVLPRHEWATIQLWYPWLRTPPVISAAQLTPPVPLTRLSVQPPASPGTPLLDPTFNLLYQNGETASREARALIIRDDRVLDQGAPPQGSTQITLVGPQENDRLCVVDINQNDVPVAQRYQYGCEEIQIGDNELWMERDTTWAPIIEPHPVTSTTWQITVTQPLAAGLDLKLRLYPEGKPGSTGADLSAGDIHTATVTLPEVTPAAYIQVWVDETDTEINPARVAFIDFGIGGGTVPGPASFGEKAPVYSADGVFEFYPDATVELVYGEFVSVVRYLNTYPLPANTVLAGAPYGLVAYPASLIGAGTVHIRYTPPGTNGMAGAALQAPAGEEVAIHFWNGQAWQPLETTVTPEPTTGQAVATARGQGPGIYVLLVVDPDFGRVYLPFVSR from the coding sequence GTGAATCGATATTCGTGGAATTCCTGCCGCGCATTCATCCTTTTCTGCAGCGTGTTGGCGGCCGCCCTGGGATGGACGGGCGCCCAGGCCGCGGACATGGCGACCACCGAGACTGTCACCCTGACCCCCAGCCGGGATACCTTTGTCCATTCCGCCAATCCCGGCACCAACTACGGCGCGGAGGAGAGTCTGCTGGTCTATGAGCTCAACTCCACGGCCGTCATCCATGCCCAGTCGCTGTTGTATTTCGACCTCAATAGCCTGCCCCCCGGTACCATCATCGACCGGGCCACCCTGCGCCTCTACGTCACCGATCTGACCAACACGCAGCCCAGCCTTCAGATCGATCAACTGCTGGGTTTTTGGGATGAAGCGTCGGTGACCTGGGGCACTCGACCCCAGGCCGTGAACGTCTATCCCAACGTACCGCCGCCCACCCAGACTGGCTGGTTCAGCGTGGATGTCACGGATCTGGTGGCCCGTTGGGTCCACCAGCCCTCCGCCCACTACAACGACGGACTCCAGGTGCGGGGGTATTCCTTCGCCGGCGCCGGCATCACCTTCAGCAGCCGGGAGGGAAGCCGCCCGCCCGAACTCATCATCGACTACACGCCCCCGGCCACTGCCGTCGACATCCCCATCCAGGCCAATGCCCGGCTGGATCTGGATGGCCTCTGTGACAGTACCGGCCAGGGCGAATACGCGGGTGGGGCCCACTACCGCTACGTGGACCACGAAGGCGCCGTCAGCGACCTCTACCTCCTGCAGGATGCCACGGACCTCTACATCTGCGTGGAGGGCATCGCCGTCACCGATCCGGAACGCTCCTTTGCAGTGTACCTGGACCGGGACAACGAGAAAGAGAAATACGCCGAGTCCGACGACATCTCCCTGCGGATACGGGTCCAGGACGGAGAAACCAGCAGCTACGTGGGCACCGGGGATTCGGTGCAGACCTATGTCCCCGAGTCCATCGACGGCTGGGAGGCCGTGGCCCGGGTGGGTGAACCCCGCACCCTGCCCGACAGCGCCGAATTCCGCATCCCCCTGGATCTGCTCACCGCGCGCTGTGGAACGCCCTTCGGCCTGGCCGTCTTCCACGAGGCCGTCACGGAAAACGGCGGCACCTACGGCTGGCCCTCGGAGATCGGCCCTCGCTTCCCCGAGACCTGGGTGGAGACCCTCCTGGAGAGCCCGCCCTGCCCCATCCGCGTCTGCCTGGATTCGGCCACGGCCTGCACCCCCGCGGGCCCCGGCACCCAGGTCTTCCGGGTGGCGGATGGCCGGCCCTTCAACGTGGACGCCCTGGGCTATGTCCAGGAGCGGGACCAGATCTTCAACGGCGATGCCCTCTGGGCCCTGGTGCCCATGACCGCCACCCAGGCCTACACCGTCTACTACACCAGTGGCGTCACCCAAACAGTGGACTACGCCGCGTTCAACGCCACCATCCCCGGCGAGATGACCCTGGTGGCCACGGCCGATCAGCCCCTCATGCTCTTCGACCTGGTGGTCTCCACCGAGTGGAACCTGACCCCGGCGGAAGAGGACGCCCTGCTGGTCGATCTGGCCAAGGCATCGGACTATCTCTACGCCTTCACCGACGGCCAGGCCGCCCTGGGCCAGGTGATCATCTACCAGAATCTGGCCCAGTGGGAGACGGCGGATGTGCGCAACTGGGCCAACAACAGGCTGCGCCCAGAGGCGGACCCGGGGGGGATGGTCCTCGCGCCGGTCACTGACCCGGTCTACAGCGACCTGACCTACTATCCCGGCCAGATTCACCTGGGCAGCCACTGGAACCGCTTCAACACGCCGCCGGGCCAGCCCATCGTGCTCAACGGCGCGCCCGTGGACCCGTCCACCCTGGCCGATGACCGGGCCCTGGCCCTGGCCCATGAGTTCGGCCACTACTTCTTCTACCTCTTCGACACCTACTTCGGCCTGGACGACGAAGGCCACGTGGTGGAGGTGGATAGCTGCACCGGCAGCGCCATGGGCTGGGTCTACGAGGAAAAGAACTGGGCCTTCGTGGCCGATCCGGTGCACTGGGTCGACAACTGCAGCGACACCTACGCCCACCGGGTCCTCCCCCGCCACGAGTGGGCCACCATCCAGCTCTGGTATCCCTGGCTGCGCACCCCGCCGGTCATCAGCGCCGCCCAGTTGACGCCGCCGGTCCCCCTGACCCGGCTGTCGGTGCAGCCCCCGGCCAGCCCCGGCACACCTCTGCTCGACCCCACCTTCAACCTGCTCTACCAGAACGGAGAGACCGCCTCCCGGGAGGCCCGGGCCCTGATTATCCGGGACGACCGGGTGCTGGACCAGGGGGCGCCGCCCCAGGGCTCGACCCAGATCACCCTGGTGGGGCCCCAGGAGAACGACCGCCTCTGTGTGGTGGACATCAACCAGAACGACGTGCCTGTGGCCCAGCGCTACCAGTACGGCTGCGAGGAGATCCAGATCGGCGACAACGAGCTGTGGATGGAGCGGGACACCACCTGGGCGCCCATCATCGAGCCCCACCCGGTCACCAGCACCACCTGGCAGATCACCGTCACCCAGCCCCTGGCCGCCGGCCTGGACCTGAAACTCCGCCTCTACCCCGAGGGCAAGCCCGGCTCCACCGGGGCAGACCTGAGCGCCGGCGACATTCACACGGCCACGGTCACCCTGCCTGAAGTGACTCCCGCGGCCTACATCCAGGTCTGGGTGGATGAGACGGACACCGAGATCAACCCGGCCCGGGTGGCCTTCATCGACTTTGGCATCGGCGGCGGCACAGTCCCCGGCCCGGCCAGCTTCGGCGAAAAGGCGCCCGTCTATTCGGCGGACGGCGTCTTTGAATTCTACCCGGACGCCACCGTGGAGCTGGTCTACGGCGAGTTCGTCTCGGTGGTGCGCTACCTGAACACCTACCCGCTGCCGGCCAACACCGTGCTGGCCGGCGCGCCCTACGGCCTGGTGGCCTATCCGGCCTCCCTCATTGGCGCAGGCACGGTCCACATCCGCTACACGCCGCCGGGCACCAACGGCATGGCCGGGGCGGCCCTCCAGGCTCCGGCCGGGGAAGAGGTGGCCATCCACTTCTGGAACGGCCAGGCGTGGCAACCCCTGGAGACCACAGTGACGCCGGAGCCCACCACCGGCCAGGCCGTGGCCACAGCCCGGGGGCAAGGCCCCGGGATCTACGTCCTGCTGGTGGTCGACCCCGACTTCGGACGAGTCTACCTGCCCTTCGTCAGCCGCTAA
- a CDS encoding Crp/Fnr family transcriptional regulator: MSAPDPLQRRLDILKQIPLFHTLGEKDLLRLVDDFHVRTYDKDEIIFRQGDESQEIYVVLKGKVRIFKISPSGAETSIDIFSTYDIIGELAAIDQQPRSATAKAISPVALLTMSQERFMEHVRAMPNLAVALAQLLSQKLRWTASFAESIAQFDAAGRLLHILLLYNERYGRALVPGKRYELDLALTQSDLASMVGARREWVNRILNDWRRRGLLEFDRGVITILDLPRVEMERNSRTEANLSDVDW; this comes from the coding sequence ATGAGCGCCCCAGATCCGTTGCAAAGGCGTCTCGACATTCTGAAGCAGATCCCCCTTTTTCACACCCTGGGCGAAAAGGACTTGCTCCGCCTGGTGGATGATTTTCATGTGCGCACCTACGACAAGGACGAAATCATCTTCCGCCAGGGCGATGAGAGCCAGGAAATCTATGTGGTGCTGAAGGGCAAAGTACGCATCTTCAAGATCAGCCCGTCCGGCGCGGAGACATCCATCGATATCTTTTCGACCTACGACATCATCGGGGAACTGGCAGCCATCGATCAGCAGCCCCGTTCGGCCACGGCCAAGGCCATCAGCCCGGTGGCCCTGCTCACCATGTCCCAGGAGCGTTTCATGGAGCATGTGCGGGCCATGCCCAACCTGGCCGTCGCGCTGGCGCAGCTGCTCTCCCAGAAGCTGCGCTGGACCGCCTCCTTCGCCGAATCCATCGCCCAGTTCGACGCGGCGGGCCGCCTGCTCCATATCTTGCTCCTGTACAACGAACGCTACGGCCGGGCCCTGGTTCCCGGCAAGCGTTACGAACTGGACCTGGCCCTGACCCAGTCGGACCTGGCATCCATGGTGGGGGCCCGGCGGGAGTGGGTCAACCGGATCCTCAACGACTGGCGCCGGCGGGGCCTGTTGGAATTTGATCGGGGCGTCATCACCATCCTGGACCTGCCCCGGGTAGAGATGGAACGCAACAGCCGAACGGAAGCCAACCTGAGCGACGTGGATTGGTGA
- a CDS encoding DUF3307 domain-containing protein produces MNIFSWLLVGHLVGDWFLQNDWMAQSKSTRILNPAILVHCTIYTLAIVAAIGLARRSDASLQEPDLWVIAVTFLSHWFIDAVHLAERWGRLLRQSDRTFVRIMADQTLHVVVLVVLAEWLR; encoded by the coding sequence ATGAACATCTTCAGCTGGCTACTGGTGGGCCACCTGGTCGGAGACTGGTTTCTGCAAAACGACTGGATGGCCCAGAGCAAGAGCACCCGCATCCTGAACCCGGCCATCCTGGTGCACTGCACCATCTACACCCTGGCCATCGTCGCGGCCATCGGCCTGGCCCGCCGCAGCGACGCCAGCCTGCAGGAGCCCGACCTGTGGGTCATCGCTGTCACCTTCCTGTCCCACTGGTTCATCGACGCAGTCCACCTGGCCGAACGGTGGGGGCGACTGCTCCGCCAGAGTGATCGGACCTTCGTCCGCATCATGGCCGACCAGACCCTGCACGTGGTGGTCCTGGTGGTGCTGGCAGAATGGCTGCGCTGA
- a CDS encoding glycosyltransferase, which produces MTRIFYFCPDFPQPSGGTRTLYRHVMRLREAGFDAAIVHRERDFRLTWHHYPAPVIWLADRPRFEATDILVFPEVMPEWIQQTRHFAGRRVVIALSWLPSYARLQPGARWQDFGIHQAITTSPAVQRHLEWSMEIPVTLIPECIDDEYYVYQPGQKAREIGYMTRKDNSGDWLQGTLTRRGRIREWRWVPLRNLDETTYAQALQRATIYLATTLQEGLHVSVLEAMACGCLVVGYTGIGGGTHMVGEGDGQNCVLVENGNLLQLGQTLEQVLAELEADAHRFDGVIGQALETARPYQDPARERQALADFFTALAS; this is translated from the coding sequence ATGACCCGTATCTTCTACTTTTGCCCCGACTTCCCCCAGCCTTCCGGCGGCACCCGAACCCTCTACCGCCACGTCATGCGCCTGCGGGAAGCCGGCTTCGACGCCGCCATTGTGCACCGGGAGCGGGATTTCCGGCTGACCTGGCACCACTACCCCGCCCCCGTCATCTGGCTGGCCGACCGCCCCCGCTTCGAGGCGACGGATATCCTGGTCTTTCCCGAGGTGATGCCCGAATGGATCCAGCAGACCCGCCACTTCGCCGGCCGGCGGGTGGTCATCGCGCTGAGCTGGCTGCCCTCCTACGCCCGCCTCCAGCCGGGCGCCCGCTGGCAGGATTTCGGCATCCACCAGGCCATCACCACCTCCCCCGCGGTACAGCGCCACCTGGAATGGAGCATGGAGATCCCGGTCACCCTCATCCCCGAATGCATCGATGACGAATATTATGTCTACCAACCCGGACAAAAGGCCCGGGAGATCGGGTACATGACCCGCAAGGACAACAGCGGGGACTGGCTCCAGGGAACCCTCACCCGGCGGGGCCGAATCCGGGAGTGGCGCTGGGTTCCCCTGCGCAACCTGGACGAAACCACTTACGCCCAGGCGCTCCAGAGGGCCACCATCTACCTGGCCACCACCCTCCAGGAGGGTCTGCACGTCTCGGTGTTGGAGGCCATGGCCTGTGGCTGCCTGGTGGTAGGATACACGGGGATCGGGGGTGGGACCCACATGGTGGGCGAAGGCGACGGGCAAAACTGTGTGCTGGTGGAAAACGGCAACCTGCTCCAGCTGGGGCAGACGCTGGAGCAGGTATTGGCCGAGCTGGAGGCAGATGCCCACCGCTTCGATGGGGTGATCGGGCAGGCGCTGGAGACCGCTCGCCCCTATCAGGATCCAGCGCGGGAGCGGCAGGCCCTGGCCGACTTCTTCACCGCCCTGGCATCCTGA
- a CDS encoding S1C family serine protease yields the protein MANLLNRISEELAAIVARVRPSLVQIRHGPAGSPRGAAAGTIWHPEGLIVTNAHVVAGPRGRADVPLEVVLADGRTLPARILAQDASLDLAALRVSAHGLPAIPLADSRRLRPGELVLSLGFPWGVTGGATVGVVIGTGSELPELAHSGREWVAASLHLRPGHSGGPMLDSRGRLVGLNTLMNGPEVGVAVPVHVAVAFLKTHLGRSPAVPPPALV from the coding sequence ATGGCCAACCTGCTGAATCGCATCAGTGAGGAGCTGGCTGCCATCGTGGCCAGGGTCCGCCCCAGCCTGGTGCAGATCCGCCACGGGCCAGCCGGCAGCCCCCGGGGCGCGGCCGCGGGCACCATCTGGCATCCAGAAGGGCTCATCGTGACCAATGCCCACGTGGTGGCTGGCCCTCGAGGGCGGGCCGATGTTCCGCTAGAAGTAGTCCTGGCTGACGGCCGCACCTTGCCGGCTCGCATCCTGGCCCAGGATGCCTCCCTGGATCTGGCTGCGCTGCGGGTGTCGGCCCACGGCCTGCCGGCCATCCCCCTGGCCGACTCCCGTCGCCTGCGGCCCGGGGAGCTGGTGCTTTCCCTGGGCTTCCCCTGGGGCGTCACAGGGGGCGCCACTGTGGGGGTGGTCATCGGCACCGGCTCGGAGCTGCCCGAGCTGGCCCACAGCGGCCGGGAGTGGGTGGCGGCCAGCCTCCACCTGCGACCGGGCCATTCCGGCGGCCCCATGCTGGACAGCCGGGGCCGGCTGGTGGGCCTCAACACCCTGATGAACGGCCCCGAGGTGGGCGTGGCCGTCCCGGTACACGTGGCCGTCGCTTTTCTCAAGACGCACCTGGGCCGCTCCCCAGCGGTCCCTCCCCCAGCTCTGGTCTAG
- a CDS encoding S1C family serine protease: protein MSSLLQQLSDAMADLVADVGPSVARVEARRRLPASGIVWSAEGIIVTAHHVVEREEGIRVGLADGATVEATLVGRDPGTDLAVLRVASTGLEPAGVPPARWVEQPDDLRVGHLVLALGRPGQQVQATLGVVSGVGGPWRTAAGGQVDHFLQTDVVMYPGFSGGPLVAADGRLAGLNSSALARGVSLALPWPTVQRTVESLLAHGRVRRGYLGVGIQPVRLAASLQQALGQESGLMILSVEAGGPADQAGLVQGDILVRLDGQPLGRIEELQALLVGDQVGREVQVELVRGGQVVSRPLTIGQHP from the coding sequence ATGTCCAGCTTGTTGCAGCAACTATCCGACGCCATGGCCGATCTGGTGGCGGACGTGGGACCCAGCGTGGCCCGGGTCGAGGCACGACGGCGCCTGCCGGCCAGCGGCATCGTCTGGTCGGCCGAGGGCATCATCGTCACGGCCCATCATGTGGTGGAACGAGAGGAGGGCATTCGCGTTGGCCTGGCCGACGGCGCCACGGTGGAGGCCACCCTGGTGGGCCGCGATCCGGGCACCGACCTGGCCGTCCTGCGGGTGGCCAGCACCGGCCTGGAGCCCGCTGGGGTTCCCCCGGCCCGCTGGGTCGAGCAGCCGGATGACCTGCGGGTGGGCCATCTGGTTCTGGCCCTGGGCCGTCCCGGCCAGCAGGTCCAGGCGACCCTGGGCGTGGTGAGTGGGGTAGGTGGCCCGTGGCGTACGGCCGCCGGCGGCCAGGTGGACCATTTCCTGCAGACCGACGTGGTCATGTACCCCGGCTTCTCCGGCGGGCCCCTGGTCGCGGCGGATGGGCGCCTGGCTGGCCTCAACTCCTCGGCCCTGGCCCGGGGCGTGAGCCTGGCCCTCCCCTGGCCCACCGTGCAGCGGACGGTGGAGAGCCTGCTGGCCCACGGCCGGGTGCGCCGGGGCTACCTGGGCGTGGGCATCCAGCCGGTGCGCCTGGCCGCTTCCTTGCAGCAGGCCCTCGGCCAGGAGAGCGGCCTGATGATCCTGTCGGTGGAAGCAGGCGGCCCCGCCGACCAGGCCGGCCTGGTCCAGGGCGATATTCTGGTGCGCCTGGATGGCCAGCCCCTGGGCCGGATCGAGGAGCTGCAGGCCCTGCTGGTGGGGGACCAGGTGGGCCGGGAAGTCCAGGTGGAGTTGGTGCGGGGAGGACAGGTGGTGAGCCGGCCGCTGACCATCGGCCAGCACCCGTAG
- a CDS encoding response regulator transcription factor: MAFPGVDNLQDGRLLLVADDPLARAGLATLLADQPGWQVVGQYASRQDLDGAVAALDPDVVLWDLGWQPQEGLEHLADFNRGVAPEAAVPVVALLPGPEWASSAWQAGVHSLLPRNVDVQTLVAALAAARQGLWVLAPGLAPSLPFRPGGPSDEELEPLTPRELEVLQLMAEGLANKAIARELQISEHTVKFHVNAILSKLGVQSRTEAVVRATRAGLIFL; the protein is encoded by the coding sequence GTGGCATTCCCAGGGGTGGACAATTTGCAGGATGGGCGCCTGTTGCTGGTGGCCGATGACCCCCTGGCCCGGGCCGGCCTGGCTACCTTGCTGGCCGACCAGCCCGGCTGGCAGGTGGTGGGCCAGTACGCCAGCCGGCAGGATCTGGACGGGGCGGTGGCGGCCCTGGATCCCGACGTGGTGCTCTGGGACCTGGGCTGGCAGCCCCAGGAGGGGCTGGAACACCTGGCCGATTTCAACCGGGGTGTGGCCCCCGAGGCGGCCGTGCCCGTGGTGGCTCTGCTACCCGGGCCGGAGTGGGCGTCTTCAGCCTGGCAGGCCGGTGTCCACAGCCTGTTGCCCCGCAACGTGGACGTCCAGACTCTGGTGGCGGCCCTGGCTGCCGCCCGGCAGGGGCTCTGGGTCCTGGCCCCCGGGCTGGCGCCATCCCTCCCCTTCCGCCCCGGCGGGCCCAGCGACGAGGAGCTGGAGCCCCTCACCCCTCGGGAGCTGGAGGTCCTCCAGCTCATGGCCGAAGGGCTGGCCAACAAGGCCATCGCCCGGGAGCTTCAGATCAGCGAGCACACCGTCAAATTCCACGTCAACGCCATCCTCTCCAAGCTAGGCGTCCAGAGCCGCACCGAAGCCGTGGTTCGGGCCACCCGGGCCGGCCTGATCTTCCTCTGA
- a CDS encoding ABC transporter substrate-binding protein, with the protein MRHHVKMVLVALVVLLLVSACAAPPPPQAGAPASGEEQSAATTEGPQPGGTLIIGKSTEAVGLDPHLVTARSSFEVIAQVYNQLVDLDEDYLPIPELAESWENPDDLTFIFHLRPDVKFHNGRTLVAEDVKFSFERIQDPAVASPWSSQLELIERIETPDERTVIFHLSQPFGAFLSTIASTWAAIVPPEEVEANGDLQRVMVGTGPFMLEEYVEETRTVLRANPDYFEGAPLLDGITYLIIPDEAARLAALRTGEIHMSALSNAASAGLAARSEGVSVASQQTTDYYLLGLNTQRAPFDDVRVRQALSLAIDRQAIVDSVFFGEGLVTGPIVPTLGKWSVPPEELPFYQPDVEQAKALLAEAGYPDGFETTITASPRFPEFTSIALVIQNQLKQIGVTATLDQVEWGTFIQKWRDRDFDTFVSYNGSGNDPDRALYPMLHTGGSVNAFQFSDPEIDRMLEEARTTVDQEERIRLYHELAQAIARQAPLIFLNTRTEYVALRDNVRDFHLSPVDTYRSLKQVWLAP; encoded by the coding sequence ATGAGACATCACGTCAAAATGGTCCTGGTGGCGCTGGTAGTCCTGCTCCTGGTCTCTGCCTGCGCGGCACCCCCGCCCCCCCAGGCTGGAGCCCCGGCCAGCGGCGAAGAACAGTCGGCCGCCACGACCGAGGGTCCCCAGCCAGGCGGCACCCTGATCATCGGCAAGAGCACAGAGGCCGTGGGGCTGGATCCCCACCTGGTGACGGCCCGCTCTTCGTTCGAGGTAATCGCCCAGGTCTACAACCAGCTGGTGGACCTGGACGAGGACTACCTGCCCATCCCAGAATTGGCCGAAAGCTGGGAAAATCCAGACGACCTGACCTTCATCTTCCACCTGCGCCCGGATGTAAAGTTCCACAACGGCCGCACCCTGGTGGCCGAGGACGTCAAGTTCAGTTTCGAGCGCATCCAGGATCCAGCGGTGGCTTCTCCCTGGTCCTCCCAGTTGGAGCTCATCGAGCGTATCGAAACGCCGGATGAGCGGACGGTGATCTTCCACCTGAGCCAGCCCTTTGGCGCCTTCCTCTCCACCATTGCCAGCACGTGGGCGGCCATTGTGCCGCCGGAGGAGGTGGAAGCCAACGGCGACCTGCAGCGGGTGATGGTGGGCACCGGGCCGTTCATGCTGGAGGAGTATGTGGAGGAGACGCGGACGGTGTTGCGGGCCAATCCGGACTACTTCGAGGGGGCACCCCTGCTGGACGGCATCACCTACCTGATCATTCCGGACGAGGCAGCCCGGCTGGCGGCCCTGCGCACGGGCGAAATTCACATGTCCGCCCTCAGCAACGCTGCGTCCGCCGGACTGGCCGCACGCAGCGAGGGAGTCTCCGTGGCCAGCCAGCAGACGACGGACTACTACCTGCTGGGGTTGAACACCCAACGGGCGCCCTTCGACGACGTGCGGGTGCGCCAGGCCCTGAGCCTGGCCATCGACCGCCAGGCCATCGTGGATTCGGTCTTCTTTGGCGAGGGCCTGGTCACCGGCCCCATTGTCCCCACTTTGGGGAAGTGGTCTGTGCCGCCGGAAGAGCTGCCCTTCTACCAGCCCGACGTGGAGCAGGCCAAGGCCCTGCTGGCCGAGGCCGGGTACCCGGACGGCTTTGAGACCACCATCACCGCCTCGCCCCGCTTCCCAGAGTTCACCAGCATCGCCCTGGTGATCCAGAACCAGCTGAAGCAGATCGGCGTCACGGCCACCCTGGACCAGGTGGAGTGGGGTACCTTCATCCAGAAGTGGCGAGACCGGGACTTCGACACCTTCGTCAGCTACAACGGCAGCGGCAACGACCCGGATCGAGCCCTGTACCCCATGCTGCACACCGGTGGTTCGGTCAACGCCTTCCAGTTCAGCGACCCGGAAATCGACCGGATGCTGGAAGAAGCCCGCACCACCGTGGACCAGGAGGAGCGTATCCGCCTCTACCACGAGCTGGCCCAGGCTATTGCCCGGCAGGCGCCCCTGATCTTTTTGAACACCCGCACCGAATATGTGGCCCTGCGGGATAACGTCCGGGACTTCCACCTCTCTCCGGTGGACACCTATCGCTCTCTCAAACAGGTCTGGCTGGCGCCCTGA